One Pullulanibacillus sp. KACC 23026 DNA segment encodes these proteins:
- the trpS gene encoding tryptophan--tRNA ligase, with the protein MAKEILLTGDRPTGKLHIGHYIGSLKNRVQRQDQYNSFIMIADQQALTDNARNPEKIRINLTEVALDYLAVGLDPAKVTIFVQSQLPELNELTMHYLNLVTLARLKRNPTVKNEIKEKNFNESLPAGFLIYPVSQAADITAFKATVVPVGDDQIPMIEQTKEIVRSFNSIYEKEVLVEPNALLPEKGSGRLPGIDGKAKMSKSLNNAIYLSDSPDVIQKKVMSMYTDPNHIRVEDPGKLENNTVFTYLDAFCSDKVKLEEMKEHYRRGGLGDVKVKRYLNDILQAELEPIRNRRIEYEKQIDFVLEILKKGSQTARAVAAETLFEVREAIGINYFK; encoded by the coding sequence ATGGCAAAGGAAATTTTATTAACGGGAGATCGCCCTACAGGTAAGCTTCATATCGGTCACTATATAGGCTCTTTGAAAAATCGCGTTCAGCGACAAGACCAGTACAACAGTTTCATTATGATTGCTGATCAGCAAGCTTTAACCGATAATGCAAGAAATCCCGAAAAAATTAGGATAAACCTTACTGAGGTGGCCTTAGATTACTTAGCGGTAGGCCTTGATCCCGCTAAAGTGACCATCTTTGTTCAATCACAACTTCCAGAGCTCAATGAATTGACTATGCATTATCTTAATTTAGTAACGCTCGCTCGGCTGAAAAGGAATCCGACGGTAAAAAACGAAATTAAGGAAAAGAATTTTAACGAGAGCCTGCCTGCTGGATTTCTGATTTACCCAGTCAGCCAAGCAGCGGATATAACAGCCTTCAAAGCAACGGTGGTTCCAGTTGGCGACGATCAGATACCCATGATCGAGCAAACAAAAGAAATTGTAAGAAGCTTTAATTCGATCTATGAAAAAGAGGTCCTAGTCGAACCCAATGCCTTACTTCCGGAAAAAGGTTCAGGGAGACTGCCTGGTATTGATGGGAAAGCCAAGATGAGTAAATCATTAAATAATGCCATCTACCTGTCAGACTCTCCAGACGTTATTCAAAAAAAGGTCATGTCCATGTACACCGATCCCAATCATATTAGGGTAGAGGATCCGGGTAAATTAGAGAACAACACAGTCTTCACTTACCTGGATGCCTTCTGCTCAGATAAAGTAAAACTCGAAGAAATGAAAGAGCATTATAGAAGAGGCGGCTTAGGAGACGTCAAAGTGAAACGTTATTTGAACGACATCCTCCAAGCAGAATTAGAACCTATTCGAAACAGACGGATAGAGTATGAAAAACAGATCGATTTTGTGTTAGAGATCTTGAAAAAAGGAAGTCAGACTGCACGTGCAGTGGCAGCAGAAACCCTATTTGAGGTAAGAGAAGCAATAGGCATTAATTATTTTAAATAA
- a CDS encoding penicillin-binding transpeptidase domain-containing protein, with amino-acid sequence MKRLVAWAVMVLFLVIAVSGCTKTPKPEDAMKAFVKDWGAQHFSSMYKDLSSASKKSISEKDFVTRYKNIYEGMDASNIKVTFDQPKKPENPSKLEKTAYTYHVKMTTVAGPVSFSGKTTLHKVGKKDQMKWTIDWTPAMILSKLKQGDLVRVSTLPASRGQIFDRNGKGLAINGEAVQIGLYPQQLSGHEDQTLPALAKLIGFPKDYISQQLKASWVTPETFVPIKTVSSSSTDLIKKASQLPGVLTEKTPARVYPCGEACAQLTGYVGQITKEQLDKMPASKGYNEHSVIGKQGLELVMENTLRAHDGAEIYITDKDGNKLSTVAKKAPVNGKDVHLTVDTQTQEAIYNQLKGEEGTAAAINPTTGDVMALVSSPSFDPNAFVLGLSQSDYQKLLNDPKKPLTNRFTQTFTPGSIIKPLTAAIALKNRAITPSDTFKIKGTTWQKDGSWGNYHVTRVDSLPSVNLQEALVYSDNIYFAKTALKLGGKAFADGLTQFGFGEKLPIDYPFEASSISKNGKLDSDLLVANSGYGQGQLSVNPLHLATDYSVFVDKGNLIQPRLIQTSDAPAYWKKNVISPKIASTIYQDLVQVVNSPSGTGYNPQISGVSLAGKTGTAEYKETQGTTGREDGWFVAMDTKAPHLTVAMMIENVQKKGGSHFVVNKLKNAFADMK; translated from the coding sequence ATGAAACGATTAGTTGCTTGGGCAGTCATGGTTCTTTTTTTAGTCATTGCTGTCTCAGGCTGTACCAAGACACCCAAACCGGAAGATGCGATGAAGGCGTTTGTCAAAGACTGGGGCGCTCAACATTTTTCCAGTATGTATAAGGATTTATCAAGTGCATCCAAGAAATCCATCTCAGAAAAGGATTTTGTTACTCGTTATAAAAACATCTACGAAGGCATGGACGCCTCTAACATTAAAGTCACCTTCGACCAGCCGAAAAAGCCCGAAAATCCGAGTAAACTAGAGAAAACCGCTTATACTTATCATGTCAAGATGACTACCGTTGCGGGACCTGTCTCTTTTTCTGGAAAAACGACCTTACATAAAGTGGGAAAGAAAGACCAAATGAAGTGGACCATTGATTGGACACCTGCCATGATTCTTTCCAAATTGAAGCAAGGGGACCTGGTCCGTGTTTCGACATTACCTGCTTCTCGCGGCCAGATCTTTGACCGTAATGGCAAGGGTCTTGCGATTAACGGAGAGGCCGTTCAGATTGGTCTCTATCCCCAACAACTGTCGGGGCATGAGGATCAAACCCTCCCTGCCCTTGCAAAACTCATTGGTTTCCCAAAAGATTATATCAGCCAACAGCTCAAGGCCTCTTGGGTGACGCCGGAGACCTTTGTTCCCATCAAAACGGTGAGCAGTTCGAGCACGGACTTGATTAAAAAAGCGAGCCAGCTTCCAGGCGTTTTAACGGAAAAAACACCGGCTCGAGTGTACCCTTGCGGTGAAGCCTGCGCCCAGCTTACTGGCTATGTTGGTCAAATTACCAAAGAACAATTGGATAAAATGCCGGCAAGTAAAGGATACAATGAGCATTCAGTCATAGGTAAACAAGGCTTGGAACTCGTCATGGAGAACACGCTTCGTGCCCACGACGGAGCTGAAATTTACATTACTGACAAGGATGGAAATAAATTGTCCACCGTCGCTAAGAAAGCGCCGGTCAATGGAAAAGATGTTCATTTGACGGTCGACACCCAGACGCAAGAAGCCATTTATAATCAACTTAAAGGTGAGGAAGGAACAGCCGCCGCGATTAATCCGACAACCGGTGATGTCATGGCTCTCGTCAGTTCCCCTTCCTTTGATCCCAATGCTTTTGTTCTCGGCCTGTCGCAGTCAGACTATCAAAAACTGCTAAATGATCCTAAGAAGCCTTTAACAAATCGTTTCACCCAAACCTTTACGCCTGGTTCCATTATCAAACCTTTAACCGCGGCCATTGCTCTTAAAAATAGGGCCATCACTCCATCTGACACATTTAAAATTAAGGGTACAACCTGGCAAAAGGACGGTTCTTGGGGAAATTACCATGTGACCCGGGTGGACAGTTTGCCAAGTGTCAATTTGCAGGAGGCGTTGGTTTATTCGGATAATATTTATTTTGCCAAGACCGCTCTTAAGTTAGGCGGCAAAGCTTTTGCTGACGGACTTACCCAATTTGGTTTTGGCGAGAAATTACCGATTGATTATCCATTTGAGGCCTCTTCTATTTCTAAGAACGGAAAACTGGACTCCGACTTGCTCGTTGCCAATTCGGGGTACGGCCAAGGCCAGCTGAGCGTTAATCCGCTGCATCTTGCCACCGACTACTCGGTTTTTGTTGATAAAGGCAATCTGATTCAGCCAAGACTCATCCAAACGTCTGATGCACCTGCCTACTGGAAGAAAAACGTCATCAGTCCAAAAATTGCAAGCACCATTTATCAAGATCTCGTTCAAGTAGTCAACTCCCCGTCAGGCACAGGCTACAACCCGCAAATCAGCGGGGTCTCACTCGCTGGTAAGACAGGGACCGCCGAGTACAAAGAAACTCAAGGAACGACTGGACGCGAGGACGGTTGGTTTGTCGCCATGGATACAAAGGCGCCCCACCTCACCGTTGCCATGATGATTGAAAATGTCCAAAAGAAAGGCGGCAGCCACTTCGTCGTCAATAAACTAAAAAACGCCTTTGCTGACATGAAGTAA
- a CDS encoding AraC family transcriptional regulator, which yields MNHFEIDRDLKELTKHRTVDLPLACYETTINQNIHGHIPLHWHEEIQFVRMIKGEAVFKINGASISIREGDGLFINSGCLHSAEDFYPSNGTYICLNVSPHFVLNPELYTTYVDPYLRATNLPFLHLEAKEPWAKNILEAILQIKQFIQQQSPFFEIETTVQLTLIWQNLMVNGFHLEYDPLKVQKDQRMKQMLNWIHQHYTEKVLLEDIAKAGQLSRSECCRYFKRILKTTPLNYVTNYRIRRSSVLLKQTDASVTEVSYQVGFNSTSYFIDQFKKVMGRTPLDYKKSN from the coding sequence ATGAACCATTTTGAGATCGATCGAGATTTAAAAGAACTGACCAAACATCGAACGGTTGACCTACCTCTAGCTTGTTACGAGACAACCATTAATCAAAATATACATGGTCATATACCGCTGCATTGGCACGAAGAGATTCAATTTGTACGAATGATAAAGGGGGAAGCGGTTTTTAAAATAAATGGTGCTAGTATTTCAATTAGGGAAGGGGACGGATTATTTATAAATAGCGGTTGTTTGCATTCCGCTGAGGACTTCTATCCATCTAATGGCACCTATATTTGTTTAAATGTCTCACCGCATTTCGTTTTAAATCCAGAGCTTTATACCACCTATGTCGATCCTTACTTGCGAGCAACCAATTTGCCCTTTTTGCACCTGGAGGCTAAGGAACCTTGGGCAAAAAATATCTTAGAAGCCATTCTTCAAATCAAGCAATTCATCCAACAGCAATCCCCATTTTTTGAAATTGAGACGACGGTGCAGTTAACTTTAATTTGGCAAAACCTAATGGTTAATGGATTTCATCTGGAATATGATCCATTGAAAGTGCAAAAAGATCAGCGAATGAAGCAAATGCTGAATTGGATTCATCAACATTATACAGAAAAAGTGTTGTTAGAAGATATAGCGAAAGCAGGCCAGTTAAGCCGATCCGAATGCTGCCGATACTTCAAGCGAATCTTAAAGACAACACCATTGAATTACGTAACCAATTATCGCATTCGGCGAAGTTCAGTTTTATTAAAACAAACAGATGCGAGTGTTACAGAGGTTTCTTACCAAGTGGGATTTAACAGTACGAGCTATTTTATTGATCAATTCAAGAAAGTGATGGGGAGAACCCCATTAGACTATAAAAAATCTAACTAA
- a CDS encoding DMT family transporter codes for MDQTFLKQNNRSVEQHPASHGFQWLFGLLLITLSTVIWGYSNVVIRQGETTIAPSVLLWVRFVIASLILSPALFRHSLSLKSLVTGLATGSLLGVVVLAQGWSMLSVPVDEVAFITSLYVIFTPFGIAAIQRKLPSKMIWGAVPLSLIGVVLMIGKLTFHLQIGIIGSLIAALAATGQIIGTTSLARTVSAVQLAALQAIGAGLFMTLVVGVQGSISPSIYKGLFQWSITEWIWIGYLAVFSTVVAIFLQSWGQRRVTATEAALAFNMEPVWTAVFAWVILSQGMTSIQIIGAVLIVGSLAVISKPKQAVKNRLDLLPEK; via the coding sequence TTGGATCAGACTTTTTTAAAGCAGAATAATCGCAGCGTTGAGCAGCATCCTGCTTCTCATGGCTTTCAATGGCTGTTTGGATTACTCTTAATTACTTTATCGACTGTTATATGGGGTTACAGCAATGTGGTGATTCGTCAAGGTGAGACAACGATTGCGCCAAGTGTGCTTTTGTGGGTTCGATTTGTGATCGCAAGCTTGATCTTGTCGCCTGCTCTATTTCGCCATTCTTTGTCGCTCAAGAGCTTGGTGACAGGGCTCGCAACAGGCAGTTTACTCGGAGTCGTTGTCCTGGCTCAAGGCTGGTCCATGCTGTCCGTACCTGTGGACGAAGTGGCTTTTATCACGTCTCTTTATGTGATTTTTACCCCATTCGGAATAGCCGCTATTCAAAGAAAGCTGCCTTCCAAAATGATATGGGGGGCCGTTCCTCTGAGTCTGATCGGTGTCGTGCTAATGATCGGGAAGCTGACCTTTCATTTGCAGATTGGGATCATCGGTTCACTTATTGCCGCCCTCGCTGCAACCGGGCAAATCATTGGGACCACATCGCTCGCAAGGACGGTATCTGCCGTCCAATTGGCAGCACTACAAGCAATCGGCGCGGGTCTATTCATGACACTAGTCGTCGGTGTGCAAGGGAGCATCTCCCCTTCGATTTATAAGGGGCTCTTTCAGTGGTCCATAACCGAATGGATCTGGATTGGATACTTAGCTGTTTTTTCTACTGTCGTTGCCATCTTCCTGCAATCTTGGGGGCAAAGAAGAGTGACCGCCACAGAGGCAGCCTTGGCTTTTAATATGGAGCCCGTATGGACAGCGGTCTTTGCCTGGGTGATTCTCTCCCAAGGCATGACGAGCATACAAATCATCGGCGCTGTATTAATTGTCGGAAGTCTAGCGGTGATCTCGAAGCCGAAACAGGCAGTGAAAAATCGCCTTGATTTATTACCAGAAAAATGA
- a CDS encoding branched-chain amino acid ABC transporter substrate-binding protein, with amino-acid sequence MMKGFNKIKDERLLLIQLKNIRIVFFFQNLCMIALLVYDGIKDGFVQVTQNPLWIIWVFSAALLAFLNLRISVEMESGKPNKRKAPYYEKVGMSLAIGLIIGLIMRLSGSPTRDSLITGSVIFICVLIPSSIIHYLRKKQSQDFDD; translated from the coding sequence ATGATGAAAGGGTTTAATAAAATTAAGGATGAAAGGCTGCTCTTAATCCAGTTAAAAAATATTCGTATCGTCTTTTTCTTTCAAAACCTGTGTATGATCGCTTTGTTAGTCTATGACGGAATTAAAGATGGATTCGTGCAGGTCACACAAAATCCGTTATGGATCATTTGGGTCTTTTCAGCTGCTCTACTCGCCTTCCTCAACTTAAGAATTTCAGTAGAGATGGAATCGGGAAAACCAAATAAAAGGAAGGCTCCCTATTATGAAAAAGTAGGGATGTCGCTCGCAATTGGCCTCATCATCGGTTTGATTATGAGGCTGTCTGGCAGTCCGACTCGGGACTCATTAATAACGGGAAGTGTGATTTTTATTTGTGTGCTAATTCCAAGTTCGATCATTCATTATTTGAGAAAAAAACAGTCACAGGATTTTGATGATTAA
- a CDS encoding chloramphenicol phosphotransferase, with amino-acid sequence MLNLNHLGQIVILNGAPRSGKSSLASIIQESFDGVWMNLGVDAFMKMTPDRYQPGIGLRPGGERPDLEPIIEILYQAMYESIAAHSRLGLNVVVDVGHHDCYSTSRGILGHCAQVLKDFPVLFVGIRCPLEMIMERRLATWKAGYTEEGTVPHPVKLWQESVHVPGIYDLELDTSVLSPKEGAALIRERLEKDPYGTAFKQIAENDESR; translated from the coding sequence GTGTTGAACCTGAATCACCTTGGTCAAATCGTCATTTTAAACGGAGCGCCGCGGTCTGGAAAATCAAGTCTGGCCTCTATTATTCAGGAGTCTTTTGATGGGGTTTGGATGAATTTAGGGGTAGATGCTTTCATGAAGATGACCCCGGACCGCTATCAGCCTGGAATAGGTTTGAGACCAGGAGGCGAACGCCCTGACCTGGAGCCCATTATAGAAATCTTGTATCAAGCCATGTACGAGTCGATCGCCGCCCACAGTCGCTTAGGACTAAATGTTGTAGTGGATGTTGGCCATCATGATTGTTATTCCACCTCGAGAGGAATTCTTGGTCACTGCGCTCAAGTGCTGAAGGATTTCCCTGTTTTATTTGTCGGTATCCGTTGTCCGTTAGAGATGATCATGGAGCGGCGACTGGCAACATGGAAGGCGGGTTACACAGAGGAGGGGACTGTCCCGCACCCGGTGAAACTGTGGCAGGAATCGGTTCATGTACCTGGAATCTATGATCTGGAACTTGATACATCGGTTTTGAGCCCGAAAGAAGGTGCAGCGCTTATCCGAGAGCGTTTAGAAAAAGATCCGTATGGCACAGCCTTCAAGCAAATAGCTGAGAATGACGAATCCCGCTAA
- a CDS encoding CBO0543 family protein, producing MIVLVLVIMGINVFWFFMPKRLTGAEMLYASFFAIAFQQFIDVYLDLKLDLYGYFNKGVDWGYIFVILGFFPGLNCIFLNFYPFNNTLLKKAIYIGMWALFSTLYEELSIHLSYFYYHNWTIWFSIPMYPVLLIINIQSLKWFRHLNKDSL from the coding sequence ATGATTGTACTCGTTTTAGTAATTATGGGAATTAATGTTTTCTGGTTTTTTATGCCGAAGCGATTAACAGGCGCCGAAATGTTGTATGCCTCATTTTTCGCTATTGCCTTTCAACAGTTTATTGATGTGTACCTTGATTTAAAATTGGATTTATATGGTTACTTCAATAAAGGCGTTGATTGGGGTTATATTTTTGTTATTTTAGGTTTTTTCCCCGGTTTAAATTGCATTTTTTTAAATTTTTATCCATTTAATAACACTCTTTTAAAAAAGGCAATATACATAGGAATGTGGGCACTTTTTAGTACATTGTATGAAGAATTATCGATTCATTTAAGTTATTTCTATTATCACAATTGGACTATTTGGTTTTCCATTCCAATGTATCCGGTTTTACTAATAATTAATATACAAAGCCTCAAGTGGTTCAGACATTTGAATAAAGATAGCTTGTAA
- a CDS encoding EamA family transporter, which translates to MIKPNRMKGFILVIIGTIFWGIGGTVSNELFKEYSIDVNWLVTTRLLVAGFLLLAIKTCGNNRSQIIGVWKHKRTASQLIIFGLIGMLGVQYTYMAAINYGNAAVATLLQNLSPVMIIIYLILRKQTVLTKRDLMIVGLSIVGCFFLLTNGSLTRLSVSTPAVFWGILSGVAAAFYTLYAVNLLKKYDSLVIVGWAMIIGGVALSFIHPAWQIHLTAIPLRFSLYLAFVILFGTMIAFWFFIESLKSLSPKETSLLGSLEPLSAVLATVFWLKEPFGAFQWVGTVCIFGMLLLLAFNKKTISSAPIQKVPQSSA; encoded by the coding sequence ATGATCAAGCCTAATAGAATGAAGGGGTTCATTCTTGTGATTATAGGTACCATTTTCTGGGGGATTGGCGGGACGGTTTCGAATGAACTCTTTAAAGAGTATTCAATCGATGTCAATTGGCTTGTGACCACCCGTCTACTTGTCGCTGGCTTTTTACTGCTAGCCATCAAAACATGCGGCAACAATCGCTCACAAATCATTGGCGTTTGGAAGCACAAAAGGACGGCTTCTCAGCTCATCATTTTTGGGCTAATTGGGATGCTCGGCGTTCAATATACTTATATGGCAGCCATTAACTATGGGAATGCGGCGGTCGCCACCCTCCTGCAAAATCTGTCACCGGTTATGATCATCATTTATTTAATTTTACGCAAACAAACCGTTTTAACTAAACGGGATCTGATGATTGTTGGTTTATCAATCGTTGGTTGTTTTTTCTTATTAACAAATGGCTCTCTAACACGATTATCTGTTTCAACACCAGCTGTCTTTTGGGGCATTCTTTCAGGTGTTGCGGCTGCCTTTTACACGCTATATGCGGTTAATCTCCTGAAAAAATACGATTCGCTTGTTATTGTCGGGTGGGCCATGATAATCGGCGGTGTTGCCCTAAGCTTCATCCACCCAGCTTGGCAAATCCATCTCACTGCCATCCCCCTAAGGTTTTCTTTATATTTGGCCTTTGTCATCCTATTTGGGACCATGATCGCCTTCTGGTTTTTCATTGAAAGTTTAAAAAGTCTATCGCCAAAAGAGACGAGTCTTCTAGGCAGCCTTGAACCTCTTTCGGCTGTCCTCGCCACCGTTTTCTGGTTAAAAGAACCTTTTGGCGCCTTCCAATGGGTGGGTACCGTCTGCATTTTTGGCATGCTTCTCTTATTAGCTTTCAATAAAAAAACAATTTCATCGGCCCCCATCCAGAAAGTCCCTCAAAGCTCAGCTTAA
- a CDS encoding NAD(P)H-dependent oxidoreductase, with protein sequence MTNTQLNIGIILGSTRQGRVSPQVGEWVKGIADGRGDANYEIVDIAEYNLPFFGTTDGTEPGVAAWNQKLASLDGFVFIVSEYNHSLSGALKNALDSAREAWNNKAAGIVSYGSTGGARAAEHLRGICAELLIADVKTHPTLSLFTDFENFSTFKPADLHQSNIHLMLDQVNAWSSALKTLRK encoded by the coding sequence ATGACAAACACTCAATTAAATATAGGAATTATTCTGGGCAGCACGCGTCAAGGCCGTGTCAGTCCACAGGTCGGAGAATGGGTAAAAGGAATCGCTGACGGACGCGGAGACGCTAATTATGAAATCGTGGATATTGCGGAATATAATCTTCCATTTTTTGGGACAACAGATGGAACGGAGCCTGGGGTAGCAGCTTGGAATCAAAAACTTGCCAGCCTGGACGGGTTCGTCTTTATTGTTTCTGAATACAATCACAGCCTGTCAGGAGCGTTAAAAAATGCCTTGGATTCTGCTCGTGAGGCATGGAATAACAAAGCAGCAGGTATCGTCAGCTATGGGTCAACGGGCGGGGCTCGTGCCGCTGAGCATTTGCGTGGCATCTGTGCAGAATTGCTAATCGCGGATGTGAAAACTCATCCAACCCTATCTCTATTTACAGACTTTGAAAACTTCTCGACATTTAAGCCCGCTGACTTGCATCAAAGCAATATCCATTTAATGCTTGACCAGGTGAACGCTTGGAGCAGCGCCTTAAAAACATTAAGAAAATAA
- a CDS encoding aspartyl-phosphate phosphatase Spo0E family protein — translation MDLLELINKKRDQMINLGLTRGLTDKETIKCSQSLDELLNIYRKQQATKKLTPFVS, via the coding sequence GTGGATCTTTTAGAGTTAATTAATAAAAAACGTGACCAAATGATTAACCTGGGATTAACAAGAGGATTGACTGATAAAGAGACGATTAAATGCAGCCAATCACTGGACGAACTTCTGAATATTTATCGTAAGCAACAAGCAACAAAGAAATTAACTCCATTTGTAAGCTGA
- a CDS encoding MerR family transcriptional regulator: protein MTYTIGQVAKMKDLTVSQLRYYDDQGLFPFLQRTEKGDRLFDEEALNYLEMILCLKNTGMPIKEIKQFIDWSMMGDETIPERLEMMKQQEIKVLQHIREAEENLKKIQQKIAKYQI, encoded by the coding sequence ATGACTTACACGATCGGACAAGTTGCCAAAATGAAAGATTTAACCGTTTCTCAATTGCGTTACTATGATGATCAAGGCCTGTTCCCCTTCCTCCAAAGAACTGAGAAAGGAGATCGGCTATTTGACGAGGAAGCCCTCAACTATCTGGAAATGATTTTATGCTTGAAGAATACGGGAATGCCGATCAAAGAGATTAAACAATTCATTGATTGGTCCATGATGGGCGATGAAACCATTCCCGAGCGGTTGGAAATGATGAAACAGCAAGAAATCAAAGTGCTGCAGCACATTCGTGAGGCTGAGGAAAATCTGAAAAAGATCCAACAGAAGATTGCAAAATACCAAATTTAA
- a CDS encoding helix-turn-helix transcriptional regulator yields MNLTQQQLAEKIGVTRQTISLIEKGTYNPSLKLCLEICYAVNKTLDELFWIERERG; encoded by the coding sequence ATGAATCTCACCCAACAACAATTGGCTGAGAAGATTGGGGTGACCAGGCAGACAATCAGTCTAATTGAAAAAGGAACATACAACCCAAGCTTAAAACTATGTTTGGAAATCTGTTACGCCGTTAATAAAACACTCGATGAATTATTTTGGATCGAAAGGGAGAGGGGTTAA
- a CDS encoding MarR family transcriptional regulator, translated as MNFSYKQDLVLMVRSLYFCMEEQWAELARIYDISPAQQHILFILTTNQKTLTPSEISEIGYWHTSTVSRLLKPLKDKGFITVNQDPKRNRYKQVTITPTGEEIFQKIIKTITTKDFFPFKMSFLTEQDLENFLKVGQKILDTNKGVSLRKKIFNAKIEGVNYT; from the coding sequence TTGAATTTCAGTTATAAGCAGGACCTTGTTTTAATGGTCAGGTCGTTATATTTTTGTATGGAAGAGCAATGGGCCGAATTAGCGAGGATCTACGACATTTCACCCGCCCAACAGCATATTTTATTCATACTTACTACGAATCAAAAAACACTAACCCCTTCTGAAATTAGTGAGATTGGTTATTGGCACACCTCTACCGTTTCTAGACTTCTTAAGCCATTAAAGGACAAGGGATTTATAACCGTCAATCAAGATCCAAAGCGTAACAGGTATAAACAAGTAACGATTACCCCTACAGGTGAAGAGATTTTCCAAAAGATCATAAAAACGATAACGACAAAAGATTTCTTTCCTTTTAAAATGAGTTTTTTAACTGAACAAGACTTGGAGAATTTCTTGAAAGTAGGTCAGAAGATACTCGATACCAATAAAGGGGTTTCTTTAAGAAAAAAAATATTTAATGCCAAGATTGAAGGCGTTAATTATACTTAA
- a CDS encoding SDR family oxidoreductase: MQKLAGKVAIITGASRGIGRAIAEQLANLGAKVVVNYSSNAEKAQAVVEGINQNGGEAIAIQADLSQVAGVEALFAQTLEAFKKVDILVNNAGVSIYKAIHEVTEEDYDKQFNLNVKGTFFACQQAMKYMEEKGRIINLSTSVVGQMFPTYSVYAGTKGAVEQFTRQLAKEFALKKITINAVAPGPVNTELFNVGKTEAQLEGLRKSIAFGRIGEPEDIANVIEFLASEQSEWITGQTIRVNGGFI, translated from the coding sequence ATGCAAAAATTAGCAGGAAAAGTCGCGATTATCACGGGAGCTTCGCGAGGCATTGGACGAGCTATCGCGGAACAGCTAGCGAATCTCGGAGCTAAAGTCGTTGTCAACTATTCAAGTAATGCTGAAAAGGCACAGGCGGTTGTCGAGGGCATCAACCAAAACGGCGGCGAAGCGATCGCCATTCAAGCTGATCTAAGCCAAGTGGCAGGTGTTGAAGCCTTGTTCGCCCAAACACTAGAGGCGTTTAAAAAAGTGGATATTCTCGTGAACAATGCCGGCGTGAGCATCTACAAAGCGATTCATGAAGTGACAGAAGAGGATTATGATAAGCAATTTAATCTGAATGTAAAAGGGACATTTTTTGCTTGTCAACAAGCGATGAAATACATGGAGGAAAAAGGGAGAATCATTAATCTTTCTACATCAGTCGTTGGGCAAATGTTTCCGACCTACAGTGTCTATGCCGGAACAAAAGGCGCTGTGGAGCAATTCACCCGGCAGCTGGCTAAAGAATTTGCGCTCAAGAAAATTACCATTAATGCCGTCGCGCCTGGTCCCGTTAACACCGAGCTATTCAATGTAGGAAAAACAGAGGCGCAACTTGAAGGACTTAGAAAATCCATTGCTTTCGGCCGTATCGGAGAACCAGAAGATATCGCCAATGTCATCGAATTCTTAGCAAGTGAGCAATCAGAATGGATCACCGGCCAGACCATACGTGTCAACGGAGGATTTATTTAA